From the Aquarana catesbeiana isolate 2022-GZ linkage group LG10, ASM4218655v1, whole genome shotgun sequence genome, the window ggaaatgtagttccaaaacatctggggtatcaaggttcaccatcacttgcctaggccatctttatgtagagcaacaattctttttttcagatcctctgagaattctttgccatgaggtgccatgttgaacttccagtgaccagtatgagagagtgagagcgataacaccaaatttaacacactaacgcgtcacatgacaccggggagggaaaaaggctaattgggcccaatttggacattttcacttttgttgccagcggtttagacattaatggctgtgtgttgagttattttgaggggacagcaaatttacactgttatacaagctgtacactcactactttacattgtagcaaagtgtcatttcttcagtgttgtcacatgaaaagttagaagaaaagatttacatagatgtgaggggtgtactcacttttgtgagatactgtacctaatTAAGTTCATTATGTTGCTGTTGggggaaaggaggaaccagggaatgTCAAATATAATTAGATGGAACCTCAGCTTGATGATATGCTTTCCCTCACGTCTTGCTCACCCTCCTTCACCTTGATGGTCACTCTCCCTTCTCACTCTTTctgttataataaaataatttatttttcctGACTGTTCTCTCCCTCGCTCTTTCTCTTATCGCCGATTGGCTAAGATCCATGGATTATTTGGCTGAATAATTGATTTTTCTGATACTGACGCTTCGTCATTTTTCTAGGTGCTGTTAGTACATCTCCATTTCTTCACCAAAGCCCTGTCCAGCAAGAAGATGAGCCCCGTGTCTTCCAAAGACCGACCACCCACTATACCTACCCCCCGATGGAGGACCTCTATGGACCTGGTGCTCTGTACAGCCACGATGGCAGATGGGATGAGATAGGGAGGACCGAAGCTCAAGGTCTGGAGCCAGACTTGGGGGTGAGCCAACAGGACGAGGTGTGCAGTCCACCAACCTCCTGCAGCAACCATTAAGTAGGACCCtctagtccaggggtctccaaacttttcaaacaaagggcaactttattgtccttcagactttaggagggccggattgtggccggcaggggcagaaaatttcacgggcccagcatcagtgagaataaatatggcctcagggctGGTGGTCAATAAGAGGAGTATTCCCCCTataagtaggaggaatagtatcccatcattggtatcagtggaagatatagtgccccattgttggtatcagtgggaggaattgtgcccgacagggccagataaaggctggcaaagagccacatctggccctcaggccgtagtttggagacccctactctAGTCCAAACCTCAACAGGGCTTTAGAAAAATATttcaaatattaataaatattttttttttccagactgttTCCTCTGCCCACGCTTCCTACTTGACCGCTTTTGGCCACGATCCCTCCTGGCTGGCGGCGGTCCCGTGTCCGGTTGCGGCAGCAGATGCCTACGCCCGGGTTCCAGGCTGTGTGGTTTCAGAATCAATACCGCAGGAACTAGAGAAAGCCAGACTTCAGCTCCAGAACCTCAACCCGGACCAACTTCTGCTGCAGGATGGAGATGGAGACACGTGAGTGCTCAGCAGACATGTGCAGAATCACAACATCTGTTTGGTTTTGTGTCGGATCGATTCTTCAATTAACCCGATTTCATTTCATTGCACCCCTGATGAAATTAGTTTAGCTACGCTCCGTTTTATTCGTTTTCAGCCAAATTTTTCAATGGATTGAAAGTATtcaaattgaattctaatagaattTGAACTGAAAATATTtaatcaatccaaaaatatttatggtgaagaatagctggttctcTTCTATTCGAAAGACGTCCTCAttatttctgttttattctatactaatctaatctattctatttttttttcttttcaattctattctattccttatattatgttctatttttgtatatacttttcctttattttctattctattcttttattttccatttttttctattctattctgttttattctattctgttctttttgaaattcgaattttggaagactgCTATAgtctttatattctattctaatctattatattATTGTCTATTCTATTCAATTATATTCTTTTATCTTCCACTCCAccttgttttattctattctattctttttgaaatttagaattttggaagacagccatagtctttctattttattatgttttattaataTTCTATGCTATTCAattattttctgttcttttctattcttttctattctattctattcttttcaaaatttgaatttcggaagatggctatacagaattttttttttcttatatttctattttcttttctgttcttttcttttatattctattctattttattctatcctattcttttctattctactcttttcaaaatttgaattttggaagatggctgtACGGtatttattctagtctattctattcaattctttactattctttattttctattctattctattgtttcacTCTATTCTATTATGTTTGAAATGGGAATTCTATACAAACTTTGAATTACGGAAGActgctatattctttctattccattccattctattactttattttctattctattctattcatttattttctattctttttttattcttttttcaatttgaattttggaagacagctgtattctttctattttattctgttctattaatATTCTATGCTATtcgattttttttctgttcttttcttttctattctattttattctattctatcctattattttctattgtattcttttcaaaatgcgaatttcggaagatggctatacagtatttattttattctattctattcaattcttttattttccattctattctgtttattctattctatcccattcttttctattctattcttttcaaaattcgaatttccgaGGATAACTATAcagtatttattctattctattcaattcttttattttctattctattctattctattctattctattgttttactCTGTTCTATTCTGTTTGAAATTTGAATTCTAATACAAACAGTCTTTGAATTATGGAAGAATGCTATATTCTTTCTATCCCATTCCATGCtatacctttattttctattctattcatttattttatattcttttttattctttttttaaatttgaattttggaagacagctatattctttctaatttactctattatattaGAATTCTGTTGTAGTCTactttctattcctttattttctattctattggtttattttctattcttttttattctttttttaaaattgaattttggaagacagctatattctttctattttattctgttctattaatATTCTTtgctattcaatttttttttctgttcttttcttttcttttcttttctattctattctattttattctattctatcctattatTTTCAAAATGCGACTTTTGGAAGATGGGTATACAGTATTTATTCTAGtctatactattcttttattttctattctttttttattcttttttaaatttgaattttggaagacagctatattctttctattttactctattgtATTAGAGTTCTATTGTagtctatttttttctgttctattcttttcttttctattcttttcttttctgtccttttcttttccattttattctattctattcttttcaaaattcaaatttcggaagactaccatattttttctattttattctattttatttgaaATGTAACTTTCGGGAAAGATGGCTATGCAGtttttattctattgtattctatttttttctattctactattttctattcttttatgttctattttattctattctattgttttattccattctattctgttcgaAATGCTGAATGCAGAAGACGGCTATATTCGAATGCaaaacagtttttgaaggaaatcagcaataGTCAGAAATATGATCGCATTTCGAATTCAATTTAATTTACGAGTTCATTTCGAATTCGGATCATGTGTTTATTCGGACAACATTTTTTGTTCCGTTATTTCGGAGTCATTTATATTTGTTACTATTGTCATTTCGGAAGTTTGGATGGATCCGAATCTCCGAACAACAAAAAttgtgtccgaatttcgattcagaatGAAATGGAGCGCCCATGTCTAGCGCCCAGAGGGTTATAGTCCAAGCTGGATCAACCATTGGGTACTGCAGGCCTAGAGAGAAGTACCTACAGGCTTCAGCAGATCTGAGACAAGGTTCCTTAGGACCCAAGTCAAAAAAGTGTGactcccaccccaccccaccccaccccattcTACCCCTTTTGAGCCCCATTCGTGTTGAGACACCCAAGGCGGACGCTTTTTCTGCCTAACCCTTGGCCCAGCCCTGAGGTCCAAGCGATGGATATCTGACCCTGGCTAAAGCCATGGAGGAAGCTCGTTCTCTGGGTCTTCACATGGTGCTTTTGCACTGCCCTTTCCCCCGTCTTACTGATTGCTTCTCTCTTTTCCTTGATTACAGGATCCTGCACCTCTATGCTGCGAGAGGCATGCGGAGCCTGGCTTACGCTGCAGCTGAGCGCTACCTGCAGTATGGCCAGCTGGACGTGAAGGAGCATAATGGGAAGGTACGAGTCCAATAATTATGTCTGAAAATACGATGGAATGACCTTCCCTTCTATAAACTAGTTAAGGACCGCGCCTATTTTTCAGATTTGGTAGTTTacgagttaaaatcattttttgtttttttttttgctagaaaatttcttagaacccccaaacattatattttttttctcagacacccaagagaataaaatggcggtcattgcaatactttacatcacaccgtatttgcgcagcggtcttacaagtgcaaatTTTttcggaaaaaaatacactttttttaattaaaaaatagtaaagtaaagcccctttttttttttttaatagtgtgaACGATAATGTTACGccgggtaaattgatacccaacatgtcgcgcttcaaaattgcgccttgctcgtggcgacaaactttgaccccttAAAATTCTCcattgtttaaaaaattctacaggttaccagttttgagttacagaggaggtctagggctagaattattgctctcgctctcacgatcgcggcgatacctcacatgtgtggtttgaacaccgttttcatatgcgggcgcgacttacgtaagcgttcgcttctgcgcgcaagctcatcaggacggggcgctttaaatttttttttttttcttatttattgtacgtcttatttttttattttaacactttcctttaaaaaaaaaaaaaaattgggtcacttgtaagcatccattgtaatagaaaaaaaagcacgacaggtcctcttcaatgtgagatctggggggtcaaaaagacctcacatctcatatttacactaaaatgcaatagattaaaaaaataaataaatgtcttttttttttttttgcataaaaaactATTTCCCCTTTGAGACCATtggtggaagtgatgtttgactTCCCTTCcttcatccaatggtatggagccgtctttccctcactcggcatccagcctcaGAGCAGGAAAGGACCCGATTGTCCCCGCCGCTACcaaggaggggggcccctctcccgccccccgataaaagtgatcttgtggcgaatccaccgcggagaccacttttatcctgaaAGAGGACCGTCCGCTATCTGCCGCCATAccaacggtattccacttcaaacctAATGACGGCAGCGGGCCGCAAGTGGACCTTCCGGTCactctatggagttgatttactcaaactagggctgaaacaactaatcgattaatcgacaactaatcgattatgaaattaatcgattactattttcataatcgattaatcggccagtaacataatggggggaaaaaaaaaaaaaaaagagccctttatagtacaaaaagagcaaataattgctactgtagatgttactttcacagttctacagtaaaaaatgaaccccttacagtagtgaatATCTGCTtgattttttgtactataaagggctaattttagtttttttaacccccattatgttactaaacgtcttagacctggttcacatctatgtgttttttggtgcttttttgcagaagcgcactacagttcatttacatggtttcccattggacacgttcacatctatgcttttttcagccgctgcgtatttggaaagggtcagggacttttttttaacgcaaaaactgtgcttttttggttcaatatacttcaattgagaagctgcagaaaagcatttaatgtgtttttgcagcaatttgtgttttttaatctgcccaacaacaaaatggcctaaaaaaaatgcaaaaaacgcaaatcgccgcaaaatcacgtgtgcaaaaatcaaaacgcacagcaaaaagcactgcagaaacagatcaaaagcaaactgcatatgtgtgtagcgagccttatgctggccacaccgatcaattttcagacgagaatattcagacaaaaaatctttgtacattcgctgaatgaaagaacgttgtttgaaattttcacttgttattAACATTCTgttattaaaatgaatgtaatttctgaacaaaaaccacatccactgtctgaaaattcctttgaccaagaagttttctatttccaaactttcccatcactgtggttgaaaatgaatgtcgatttgaccccactaacgattagaaaattgaatgaacgttcttaaaatgaaattttttttgaaggaagacatttgatctctgagtctgatgatatttatcagattcaccctttaatagtatgtacagtatatctctctactaatagtatatacagtatatctcttctgtctgttattctcagagtggattagatattttgctcccttaccatatagttggttatttatatttaccactgcatagagatatttaagaataaattgcctttttttaaaactttacatattaactaaaattatataccacacttttttttttaaggttattaaccgattaatcgattaatcgaaacaataatcggccaactaatcgattatgaaaataatcgttagttgcagccctaactcAAACTggtgagtacaaaatctggtgcaaccgtgcatagaaaccaatcagcttccaggttgtcttctcaaagcttaattgaacaaactgaagttagaagctaattggtttcgaAGCacggttgcaccagattttgcactcttcagtgcAAAAAAATGGAGGGAAGCCTTGTCTGACTTTTTCTATTTTTCCTCTGTCCAGACTCCGCTCCTGGTGGCCGTTGCAGCCAACCAGCCTGAGATCGTCTATGACCTGATCATGCTGGGTGCTGACGTCAGTGCTGCGGACTGCAAGGGGCAGACAGCCCTACATGTCGCTGGAACCTACGGCTTTTTTGAGGTCCTCAGAGTAAGTTCAAGGGAGAACTTCTGTAGACaagttctacaaaaaaaaaagatttaccttcaactatgaagagcaagggcctgcctgattgcttacaaattgaaagtgtttaggtttgacctcatgttatatggttttggtaaatctaaagaaaagttgtacaagacaattgtataatgtatggccagtcttaagcccgtagggttcaatattgagttggcccaacctttgcagctataacagcttcaactcttctgggaaggccgtccacaaggtttaggagggtgtctatgggaatgtttgaccattttccagaagtgcatttgtgaggtcaggcactgatgttggaggagaaggtctggctcacagtctccgctctcgttcatcccaaaggtgttccctaggattgaggtcaggactctatgcaggccagtcaagttcctccaccccaaacttgctcaaccatatctttatggaccttactttttgcactggtccaaatcatttggtggaggggggattatggtgtgggggggcgtatttcaggggttgggcttggccccttagttccagtgaagagaacttttaaggtgtcagcataccaagatattttggacaatgtcatgctcccaactttgtgggaatggacccttcctgttctaacatgactgcacaccagtgcacaaagcaaggtccataaagacaaggatgatggagttttgggtggaggaacttgactggcctacacagagtcctgacctcaacctgatgctTTGTACACCGGtgtgcagccatgttggaacaggaaggggccatctccaaactgttcccaaaaaaaatggggaacatgaaattgtccaaaatgtgtatgctgacaccttaagacttcccatcactggaactaaggggccaagcccaacccctgaaaaacctcCCCCAcaaaataatcccccctccaccaaatgattatagctgcaaagggtggccaactccaatattgaaccctacagatcaAGACTAGGATTAaggttcatatgtgtgtaaaggcaggtgtcccaatacttttgccgaTATAGAGTATATGGTGGTCATAAGCTTCTAAGTTCCAGATGAATATCAGGGTCCTTCAAACCTACACTCTTTTCTCAAGCATTTTAACTCCTGGGCATATTGGGGACCGGTACTGTTTGCACCTTTGCCCTGCTTCTAAGGTGAGGTTCAGTGGTGAATTCCCAAGTTCCTGTATATAGAAGACTGGGCATTTCATCATCTATGCACCGAAACTGCACTGGATAAGCTGGGGGTCTATGATACACCCACATGTGGGactccctagctgaattggggacagaagggagagatagagagcagcaggatcaaccgggTTTTTTGcttaatacagaaaatgaatctcttTTATTCCCTCTGTTTCATGGACATTTTGTTTTAGGTTTTCCTGGCTCTTTCGCATCAGAAGAACCTTGACGTAGAAGCCAGAAATTACGATGGTGAGTCAAGCAATGTTATTGATTCCTAAAATGTGGTTGCCCATTGGCTGGTCATATTTAATCAGGCCCAGACTGGGTATAGGGCACACCGGTGGGCTGGTTAGGAGGGGCGGTGGGAACGACATTTAGAGGTACCGAACCTTCCATTTCCCTCCTGCCGCCGCTGAatgtctgcttctcctcctctcccttttgtagGCATTCGGCTGCAGCAGGGGAGGAATGGGCGGATCGGTTCCTCTACATACCACCCCTGCCTATTCATCTTCTTTCTGCTACCCATGGGCTCCTGTCCCTTCTCCCATGTGTTCTCCCCTGGCACCCCGTCCTCTCATGACATATTGATTGACCCATTCTCCAATCTCCATCCTGGCAGATCCCCCCGCAGCAgacgggggggcagaggaggaggaaccCGGCAGCGCTGCGGAGGATCTGTCCTGATGGAGAGCAGGGATGATGTTGGTCAGTgccggctggtgctccatttttgaggaggtggcaagcccaccagccccgcacttaccccatcttgttTGCGGGCAGCTTCAGCTatttcctgcgtctcctcctcgtcGGCTCCCCTCCCCGCGTCTCCTCCTCGACGgcttcctccttggcggccaatatggttgcttctcctccaggccagtCGGGTCTTAAGCCCCGCTTCCTTAATGacagggaggagaatcaggaaggcaatagtgaatattaatttgctcttgtcacacaactggatgggcatAGGGTGCATTGCTCTGCGCCCCAAGACcatcctttttttaagccaattagagcctcgggctctaattatgtgcttccaaaataaaaattgaaatccatgcgtccggcaccctgcatgtaaattaggggccgggcgcatggattaggggggtggtgccTCTTTATTGACAGGCCGCCACAGGTGTTGGTAAGTGTATTATTTAgtggccccttccttgtctgaatagacagtcagtgatcggtaccaatcactgactttgtccatttataactgaggcttcagtttgtgaatgaacaggaagcctctgtacagagctgttcctgtccattcattctttGTTGccgagatggagattgagggctgtgtccccAATCTCctgtctctgtctcaaaggtgagatgtcaggggtctgtttaggccCCTGACATCTCAACAAAGCCCCCAACAaggccccccaaaaatgtaaaaaataagaaaaaaattatacaacaaatataataaataaaataaaacggtaaaaaaataataaaaataaaaaactactggcaccagtggcggaactaccagggttgcaaaggtcgcatTTGACACCGGGCTCTGGCGTTCTGCCACTGGGCTCCATGGGAaggggctgctcagtctaaaatgaaTGGGCCTATGTTTGTCCCAGTCCGGGTCTGTATTTAATCCAACATTTAAGCAAGAGACTTATCCTTCTATGTTGACTCTCTAATATTGGCAAGGGATGTAGGTGCTCATCTCTGCTGGTCAGTCAGCAATCATTCGCTTTTCTTAGTTGGACGAAATAGGGTATCTAAAAAAGGAACATGGCAAGAGGTGAACTTTAACCCCAGCCATAACATTGTATGGATGGGCTGGGGAAGGGTTACAACTCCTGACACTTTCTTATTACAGTGTAATTACCAGTACAGGAAGTAGAGAGACAAAAACAGCaacaacaaaaaactaaaaaaactaaacctTCCAccgtccacctaaaaaaaaaatttgactggtGTTCCACTTGACCTGTAATGAAATTTTAGAGGTAACTTTGTATGTTTTCTGTTCTTCCAGGTCTGACTCCACTTCATTGTGCTGTGATAGCTCAGAATAATGCATTCAAGAGCAAAAACAGCCAAAACACTTCCATCGTCCAGCAGCAAGACCGAGAAACCATGTTATGTGTCCAGCTCCTGCTCCAGATGGGGGCCAACCTCACCAGTCAGGTACAATTCACTGCTTACCTAAATATTACCGGTTGTTGATGTGTTTCACAGATGCAATTAGCGTATtttcagtggtggaactaccagggccaCAAAGGTCATACTTGCAACCGGGCCCTGGCACTCCACCTTTGCTTACCTAAATATTACCGGTTGTTGGTGTGTTTTAACAGATGCAATTAGCATAttatcagtggcggaactaccagggccaCAAAGGTCATACTTGCAACCGGGCCCTGGCACTCCACCTTTGCTTACCTAAATATTACTGGTTGTTGGTGTGTTTTAACAGATGCAATTAGCGTAttatcagtggcggaactaccagggccaCAAAGGTCatacttgcaactgggccctggcacTTCACCTTTGCTTACCTAAAAATTACCGGTTGATGGTGTGTTTCACAGATGCAATTAGTGTATtatcagtggtggaactaccagggtcacaaaggtcataCTTGCAACCAGGCCCTGGCACTCCACCttcatggggggggcccaagacatTAAGAAGGGGGCcaatgcagaacatgtgaaaggatcCCGTAAAGGttcggttcacactgttgcgacccCAAAGTCGCGCAACTTGCTTGCGACTTGCTTGCAGTTTCCTTgcaacttttgtgatttaacattctCTTTGGAAGTATAATGGCCCTCTATGGAGGTCCTCCTTTGAGGTGCTGGTGAAGCTAAAAATTAAATATAGTTCTTGAACAGGAAATTAAAAGCAACAAAACGGTGCTCCACCTATCCGTCCAGGCCGGGAACATCCCTCTTGTGAAATTCTTCCTTCAGATGCCCCACATTGACCTGGCCATGTTCATCAACATGAAGGTGAGTCAGACTACTAGTGTGGTGGGGTTTGGCTTTACATAAAACCCTGTCTGTCTCTTCTGCAACTGACTGCATTGTGTCTCCTTTTTCCATACTTGTAGGCTCATGGAAATACGGCGTTGCACATGGCTGCTGCGTTGCCTCCTAACCCTTCCACTGAGTACCTAATCCAGCGCTTGCTCTTCCATGGCGGCGATCCGAGTGTGCGCAATTTGGAGAATGACCAACCGGCTCATCTGGTACCTCCGGGGGAATCATCAGAACAAGTAAGTACATTGCTGTGAGTGGACTTGGGCAAAGAAGACACTCTTCTGCTAGGCTTactgaggaaggaaggaaggaaggaaggaaggaaggaaggaaggaaggaaggaaggaaggaaggaaggaaggaaggaaggaaggaaggaaggaaggaaggaaggaaggaaggaaggaaggaaggaaggaaggaaggaaggaaggaaggaaggaaggaaggaaggaagaaatttATTGAATATACTGTAACAAGTGATCTGTGGCTGACTGGCAACTTTTAGCCCAGGGGGCAGTtacaacccagaggcccatggtgtATCAACTCGGCCCCCCCTTCCACTCTTCCCTGCCTCCTAACGGTCCCCATCTCAGACTGAAGCTCCACTCCAGGTACCCTTTGCTCTCTGGGTGGGTTGGGCTGGACAGCGCCTGGTGCACCGATTCTGGGTTCCTGACCTGGCGAGCAGGGGATGGCCAGGGGCTGCAGGGGGGGAGCCAGGGCGGCTTGGTCGGGGCTGGCTGGAGAGGAGAGCCTCCAGTGGGGCGCAGAGCTGGCCTCTTTTCAGACACGGTGTACATCACCCATGTCAGGGGGCGGCCTGTGCTCTGTCCTCATTCTGCCCTTGGTAGGACACCGGTGATAATTTGGGGACTTTTTACTCCTCTTCACCAGGAACCTTTAGACAAGTCTGCGGTGGAAGCTGTGCTGCCtttttacagggcatcagagtgGCCCAGGAGGCAACTGCCCCCTGACCTAGTCTGTCCTTGTCTGTGGTCTATTCATGTAGAGCCTGTGGTTGGCTTACATACACCAGCTAAGCAGTCAATTTAAAAGGTTAACATCTACAGTAAGGGAAGAGTTTGCAGTTTTAGGTGGGGCCTAAGTTGGGTAGCCATTTTGAGAGGAATCCTTCGCACATGGCATATGGTGCATGGAGCTATTTAATATTGATCTTGAGTAGGTTTTTTAGTACAACTGATAAGCAAGTCTTTGGAGCTTAATACAACACCTCATTGAATAATCTGCCTTTGACAAGATATGTTCCTGAAGGACGGCTCCACACTCCTATACCGGTCACTTGAGTGAATGTAGTGTTGAGGGAGCGCTCCCTGAACCTTCCCTGCtcacctggaacctctccctatgTTAAGTACTGTCCTTCACA encodes:
- the NFKBID gene encoding NF-kappa-B inhibitor delta (The sequence of the model RefSeq protein was modified relative to this genomic sequence to represent the inferred CDS: added 28 bases not found in genome assembly), translated to MSSPPSGSRDCRSFCSPSSTQTVKKLLEQKRQQHNTNQIPAALVEYNQDSGAVSTSPFLHQSPVQQEDEPRVFQRPTTHYTYPPMEDLYGPGALYSHDGRWDEIGRTEAQGLEPDLGTVSSAHASYLTAFGHDPSWLAAVPCPVAAADAYARVPGCVVSESIPQELEKARLQLQNLNPDQLLLQDGDGDTILHLYAARGMRSLAYAAAERYLQYGQLDVKEHNGKTPLLVAVAANQPEIVYDLIMLGADVSAADCKGQTALHVAGTYGFFEVLRVFLALSHQKNLDVEARNYDGLTPLHCAVIAQNNAFKSKNSQNTSIVQQQDRETMLCVQLLLQMGANLTSQEIKSNKTVLHLSVQAGNIPLVKFFLQMPHIDLAMFINMKAHGNTALHMAAALPPNPSTEYLIQRLLFHGGDPSVRNLENDQPAHLVPPGESSEQIKLLLKKRRVTSSTRGHPAASS